A region of Paenibacillus sp. JNUCC-31 DNA encodes the following proteins:
- a CDS encoding carbohydrate ABC transporter permease, translating into MANKAFNATRGDKLFDIFNILAMTLVLIVTLYPFLNVLAISLNNSTDTVRGGIYLWPREFTLQNYKTIFQYDGLLQGLQISILRTIVGTVLGLISSSMIAFTLSRPDFKLRKFVSTTLALTMYFSGGLIPVYILMRDLHLIGTFWVYVLPGMISAFNVFIIRSFIDGLPYALQESAKLDGANDFKIYYKIILPLCKPVLATIALFLAVGQWNAWFDTYLYNGSKAHLTTLQYELMKVLQSTQQGSGAGRNANDMAQQMTQISPESIKMAITIVVTVPILIVYPFLQKYFVGGMTLGAVKA; encoded by the coding sequence ATGGCGAACAAAGCATTCAATGCTACTCGGGGCGATAAGCTGTTCGATATATTCAACATCCTCGCGATGACCCTGGTGCTGATTGTAACACTGTATCCATTCCTGAACGTACTGGCTATCTCGCTCAATAACTCGACAGATACCGTCCGTGGCGGAATTTACTTGTGGCCTCGCGAATTCACATTGCAAAATTACAAAACCATCTTCCAATATGATGGATTGCTGCAAGGTTTGCAGATTTCCATTCTGCGTACCATTGTTGGTACTGTGCTCGGTTTGATCAGTTCCTCGATGATCGCATTTACACTGAGTCGTCCGGACTTCAAGCTGAGAAAATTTGTATCCACTACACTTGCACTCACGATGTATTTCTCCGGTGGTCTGATTCCGGTGTACATCCTGATGCGTGACCTGCATCTGATTGGTACATTCTGGGTATACGTATTGCCAGGTATGATCAGTGCATTTAACGTATTCATCATCCGTTCATTCATTGATGGCCTGCCGTATGCCTTGCAGGAATCCGCGAAGCTGGATGGTGCGAACGACTTTAAAATCTATTACAAAATTATTTTGCCACTCTGTAAACCGGTACTTGCAACCATCGCGTTGTTCCTGGCAGTTGGCCAGTGGAATGCTTGGTTTGATACGTATCTGTATAATGGATCGAAGGCTCATCTGACAACACTCCAGTACGAGCTGATGAAAGTACTGCAAAGTACGCAGCAAGGCTCGGGTGCCGGACGTAACGCCAATGATATGGCTCAGCAGATGACACAGATTTCACCGGAATCCATCAAAATGGCGATCACGATCGTTGTTACGGTTCCAATCCTGATTGTGTATCCATTCCTGCAAAAATATTTTGTGGGTGGTATGACATTGGGTGCAGTAAAGGCATAA
- a CDS encoding glycoside hydrolase family 95 protein: MSPFNKTTKENRLWYRQPATRWEEALPIGNGRLGGMVYGGAADEQIQLNEDTLWSGFPRDTIQYSSQRHLKQTRELIMAGQYSEAEELLNREMLGRDVEAYQPMGHLKLQHAGLDKISYDEFERELNLNTGITTTKYSYEGTRYVREVYASAPDDLMVCTITADREGAVDVSVTLDSPHPYRVQTSGDALTLFSRCPSHVESNYFRDHPESVIYEEDRGTSYAVRLAATTKGKQAKISVIDGKLQVQGADQVTFYLAAVTSFESYDVMPVKEGALLEEECSDVITKAITHGPEVLRERHVKDHAALFSRVTIDLGSSANAELPTDERLIAYQTGANDPGLEALYFQYGRYLLMGSSRPGSQPANLQGIWNHQVEPPWHSDYTININTEMNYWPAEVCNLSECHEPLFGLLEDLSHTGRRTARILYGARGWTAHHNVDIWRTSTPTGGDASWAFWPMGGVWLTSHLWEHYLFTHDRQFLAERAYPIMKEAALFCLDWLVEGPDGYLVTAPSTSPENKFLTEEGEARSISMASTMDMTLIRELFDRCIDATKLLNVDQELANEWSEARSKLYPFRIGSEGQLQEWFKDFAESEPGHRHVSHLYGLYPGEQINRLHTPELTEAARVSLERRISQGGGHTGWSCAWLINLYARLLDSNLAHQFVRTLLARSTHPNLFDDHPPFQIDGNFGGTAGIAEMLLQSHLGEIHLLPTLPEQWAHGSVEGLRARGAYTVAIQWTEGRLASAEIKADLSGPVIIRSAYPLRVEGNEQATAQLTPQDDYVVILTMTAGQTIRVSS, encoded by the coding sequence ATGTCCCCATTCAATAAAACAACAAAAGAAAATCGCCTGTGGTATCGCCAACCGGCAACCCGATGGGAAGAAGCGCTGCCGATTGGGAATGGTCGCCTTGGCGGCATGGTGTACGGCGGAGCAGCGGATGAACAAATCCAGCTTAATGAGGATACATTGTGGTCCGGCTTTCCACGTGACACCATTCAGTACAGCAGCCAGCGTCACCTGAAGCAGACTCGAGAATTAATTATGGCTGGGCAATACAGCGAAGCGGAAGAATTACTGAACCGCGAAATGCTGGGCCGTGATGTGGAAGCTTATCAGCCAATGGGCCACTTAAAGTTGCAGCACGCTGGACTGGATAAGATCTCATATGATGAATTCGAGCGGGAGCTTAATCTCAACACGGGAATTACAACAACGAAATATTCATATGAAGGGACTCGTTATGTGCGTGAAGTTTATGCCAGCGCACCGGATGATCTGATGGTCTGTACGATTACTGCTGATCGGGAGGGTGCTGTAGACGTCAGCGTTACGTTGGACAGTCCACATCCTTATCGCGTTCAGACATCGGGCGATGCACTTACACTGTTCAGTCGCTGTCCGAGTCATGTTGAATCGAATTATTTCAGAGATCATCCGGAGTCTGTCATCTATGAAGAAGATCGGGGAACGTCTTATGCTGTGCGATTGGCAGCGACTACCAAAGGCAAGCAGGCCAAGATATCGGTTATAGATGGGAAACTCCAGGTTCAGGGAGCGGATCAGGTTACTTTTTATTTGGCAGCAGTGACTTCCTTTGAAAGTTATGATGTGATGCCCGTGAAAGAGGGTGCGTTGTTGGAAGAAGAATGCAGCGATGTGATCACAAAAGCCATAACTCATGGCCCGGAAGTACTTCGTGAACGACATGTGAAAGACCATGCTGCCTTATTCTCACGCGTTACCATTGATCTCGGCTCATCGGCCAATGCAGAATTGCCTACCGACGAACGGCTAATCGCTTATCAGACGGGAGCGAATGATCCCGGCTTGGAGGCCCTTTATTTTCAATATGGCAGATATCTGTTAATGGGCAGTTCACGGCCGGGAAGCCAACCTGCCAATCTGCAGGGAATCTGGAACCATCAGGTGGAGCCGCCATGGCACAGTGATTACACGATCAACATTAATACCGAGATGAATTACTGGCCGGCAGAAGTATGCAATCTGAGTGAATGCCATGAACCGCTGTTTGGCTTGTTGGAGGATTTAAGCCATACGGGGAGAAGAACGGCACGCATTTTGTACGGAGCGCGCGGTTGGACAGCTCATCATAATGTGGATATCTGGAGAACATCCACGCCTACAGGCGGAGACGCAAGCTGGGCGTTTTGGCCGATGGGAGGTGTGTGGCTGACTTCACATCTATGGGAGCACTATCTGTTTACCCATGATCGGCAATTCCTCGCTGAACGTGCGTATCCAATCATGAAGGAAGCAGCACTCTTCTGTCTGGACTGGCTGGTGGAGGGGCCGGACGGATATCTGGTTACAGCTCCATCGACCTCTCCAGAGAACAAGTTCCTTACCGAAGAAGGTGAGGCTCGCAGCATTTCCATGGCTTCAACGATGGATATGACATTGATTCGTGAATTGTTCGATCGATGCATTGATGCAACCAAACTGCTGAATGTGGATCAGGAATTGGCGAATGAGTGGAGTGAAGCAAGGAGCAAGCTGTATCCATTCCGAATCGGAAGTGAGGGGCAATTGCAGGAATGGTTTAAGGATTTTGCCGAGTCCGAACCCGGGCATCGCCACGTCTCCCATCTGTATGGTCTTTATCCGGGAGAACAGATCAACCGGTTACATACGCCTGAATTGACGGAAGCTGCACGTGTGTCACTCGAACGTCGGATCTCACAAGGCGGCGGGCATACGGGATGGAGCTGTGCCTGGCTAATCAATCTGTATGCGAGATTGCTGGATAGCAACCTGGCACATCAGTTTGTACGCACGCTGCTGGCCCGATCCACCCATCCCAATCTGTTCGATGACCATCCACCATTTCAGATCGATGGCAACTTTGGAGGTACTGCGGGCATTGCCGAGATGCTGTTACAAAGCCATTTGGGAGAGATACATCTGCTGCCGACGCTGCCTGAACAATGGGCTCACGGTAGTGTGGAGGGGCTGCGTGCGCGAGGGGCATACACAGTGGCCATCCAATGGACGGAAGGCAGACTGGCAAGTGCAGAGATTAAGGCTGATCTGAGTGGCCCCGTGATCATTC
- a CDS encoding ABC transporter substrate-binding protein codes for MARFKMKIALAPVLAMSLLAGCGGGNSGETSFKDTSGDTSPITFSFFSVDPSPNWNGMKDEVGQVLTEKTGVTLNGEFAVSGGQDKVSLMAASGDYPDIVSPKGELSKLVDAGAMLDLTDLIDQYAPNLKKLYGNYMDRLKYSNEDQAIYVLPTYYAVDQKYFDAGGGFGIQHRVLKELGYPEVRTLQDYENVLKAYKEKHPTIDGQPTIPLSLDADDWRIMITVTNPAFQATGAPDDGEYYINPETYEAMLHYKRPEEKEYFRWLNHMYSEGLLDQDSFVQKTDQYKSKIASGRVLGVIDQDWGYSDAENALKSAGKDEATYSHFPVTLSKDIKDHSYQDPGFVSGWGVGITTTNPDPVRTIKFFDYLASEEGQVLMNWGIEGKQYEVKDGKRVIPADVLDQKINNAAVFQKETGIGLYTNMAGHYGDGVKDSTGNYYTTNFPEQIVAAYSDVEKETLKAYGATTWKDLFPSEDEFPVKLWGAAYNMPTPGDSDYNVIFQKTQDIIRKRVPEAILSSPDQFDSIYDGMIAELNKAGAEKMEQQYTELVQNRVKLWSGEASK; via the coding sequence ATGGCAAGGTTCAAAATGAAGATTGCACTGGCTCCAGTGCTTGCGATGTCCTTACTTGCAGGCTGCGGTGGAGGAAATAGCGGCGAAACGTCGTTTAAGGACACAAGCGGTGATACGTCTCCGATCACATTCAGCTTTTTTAGCGTGGATCCCAGTCCGAACTGGAACGGCATGAAAGATGAGGTAGGCCAAGTACTAACGGAGAAAACAGGTGTAACCCTCAATGGTGAATTTGCCGTCAGCGGCGGTCAGGATAAAGTATCTTTAATGGCAGCGAGTGGAGATTATCCCGATATCGTGTCACCCAAAGGAGAGCTGAGCAAGCTCGTGGATGCCGGAGCCATGTTGGATCTGACAGACCTGATCGATCAATATGCTCCCAATCTGAAGAAGCTGTATGGTAATTACATGGACCGGTTGAAATACAGCAATGAAGATCAGGCCATTTATGTACTGCCGACGTACTATGCGGTAGATCAGAAGTACTTTGATGCAGGCGGCGGATTTGGTATTCAGCATCGTGTATTGAAAGAGCTGGGATACCCTGAGGTTCGTACGCTCCAGGATTATGAAAATGTGTTGAAGGCATATAAGGAGAAACATCCAACGATTGATGGTCAGCCAACGATTCCGTTATCCCTGGACGCAGATGACTGGAGAATCATGATTACCGTAACGAATCCGGCCTTCCAGGCAACAGGCGCTCCGGATGACGGTGAATACTACATCAATCCAGAGACGTATGAAGCCATGCTTCACTACAAACGTCCAGAGGAAAAAGAGTATTTCCGTTGGTTGAACCATATGTACAGCGAAGGATTGCTTGATCAGGACAGCTTCGTACAAAAAACAGATCAATACAAATCCAAAATCGCAAGCGGACGTGTACTTGGTGTCATTGACCAGGATTGGGGATACTCTGATGCAGAGAATGCTTTGAAATCTGCCGGCAAGGATGAAGCGACCTATTCTCACTTCCCTGTAACATTGTCCAAAGACATCAAAGATCATTCCTATCAGGATCCTGGCTTTGTATCCGGCTGGGGTGTAGGCATTACAACAACGAACCCGGACCCGGTTCGTACAATCAAATTCTTTGATTACCTGGCTTCTGAAGAAGGCCAAGTGCTGATGAACTGGGGGATTGAAGGCAAACAGTACGAAGTGAAGGATGGCAAACGTGTGATCCCTGCTGATGTGCTGGATCAAAAAATAAACAATGCGGCCGTATTCCAAAAGGAAACAGGTATTGGTCTCTACACCAATATGGCTGGTCACTACGGAGATGGTGTGAAGGATTCAACGGGTAACTATTATACAACGAACTTCCCTGAACAGATTGTAGCGGCCTATTCCGATGTGGAGAAAGAAACACTCAAAGCATACGGCGCAACAACATGGAAAGATCTGTTCCCTAGTGAAGATGAATTTCCGGTTAAACTATGGGGAGCAGCGTACAATATGCCGACGCCTGGTGACTCGGACTACAATGTTATTTTCCAAAAAACACAAGATATTATCCGTAAACGGGTTCCAGAAGCGATACTCAGTTCCCCTGATCAATTCGATTCCATCTATGATGGGATGATTGCCGAACTGAATAAAGCCGGTGCGGAGAAAATGGAACAGCAATACACTGAACTGGTACAAAACCGTGTGAAATTGTGGAGTGGTGAAGCGAGCAAGTAA
- a CDS encoding ABC transporter permease has product METLTKKSASAKRSSDPKPPTQKRRNRIWDSMKQQKYLYLMSLPFVVWVFVFNYLPLWGWTMAFQNYKPARSFGDQQWVGFKHFVELFSDDRFYLVLRNTLAMSLMGLVVGFIVPIFFAILLNEMRGMFFKRAVQTVSYLPHFVSWVVVAGIITKMLSTDGGIINDILVNLNIIDQPIQFMAKGNLFWYIVTASDMWKETGWNAIIYLAAITGIDQELYEASRVDGANRWRQMWHITLPGIRTTISVLFIMSIGHLISIGFEKQFLLQNSLVLDYSEVLDLYALNYGLNMGRFSYGTAIGIFNSVVSIILLFTANGLFKKFTKESIM; this is encoded by the coding sequence ATGGAAACGCTAACAAAAAAATCCGCTTCCGCGAAAAGAAGCAGTGACCCCAAGCCGCCAACACAGAAACGGCGGAACAGAATTTGGGACAGCATGAAACAGCAAAAGTATCTTTATCTCATGTCATTGCCATTCGTAGTTTGGGTTTTTGTATTTAACTATCTGCCACTATGGGGATGGACGATGGCTTTCCAAAATTATAAACCAGCCAGATCGTTTGGCGATCAACAGTGGGTTGGTTTTAAACACTTTGTAGAATTGTTCAGTGATGATCGTTTCTATCTGGTACTTCGGAATACGCTTGCAATGAGCTTGATGGGACTGGTTGTCGGTTTTATCGTGCCTATTTTCTTTGCGATTCTCTTGAATGAGATGAGAGGCATGTTCTTTAAGCGTGCAGTGCAAACCGTATCCTATCTGCCTCACTTTGTATCCTGGGTCGTTGTGGCAGGGATTATTACCAAGATGCTCTCCACTGATGGAGGGATTATCAATGACATTTTGGTAAACCTAAACATTATCGACCAGCCGATCCAATTCATGGCCAAGGGGAACCTGTTCTGGTACATTGTAACCGCTTCAGATATGTGGAAAGAAACGGGCTGGAATGCCATTATCTATCTCGCAGCCATTACGGGTATTGACCAAGAGCTTTATGAAGCATCCCGTGTGGATGGAGCGAACCGTTGGAGACAAATGTGGCACATTACGCTGCCTGGCATACGGACCACGATTTCCGTACTTTTCATCATGTCGATCGGGCATCTGATCAGTATCGGTTTCGAGAAGCAGTTCTTGCTGCAAAACAGTCTGGTATTAGACTACTCGGAAGTGCTGGACCTATATGCGCTTAATTATGGTTTGAATATGGGACGATTCTCATACGGTACGGCCATAGGCATATTCAACTCCGTTGTCAGTATTATCCTTCTGTTTACGGCGAACGGATTGTTCAAAAAATTCACCAAAGAAAGCATCATGTAG
- a CDS encoding ABC transporter substrate-binding protein: MKGKTPKTFAMLLLASALAITAGCSGGGGTTASETPTDTGDTTSPITFTFFGADASPNWNNMKDAVGQEITKQTGVTIEAEYDVNNGGDQKIPLMAASGDYPDIIYPKGNLSKLVDAGAMLDLTDLIEKHAPNLKKIYGNQMNRLKYSLEDQSIYTIPTNMGVDNVAFDATGGFEIQQKVLKELGYPEVKTLEDYEKVLKEYYKKHPTIDGQPTIPLTLNADDWKIMITVTNPAFQATGGPDDGEYYINPETYEAMLHYKRPEEKEYFRWLNKMYNEGILDKDAFVQKDDQYKSKIASGRVLGLIDQEWNYGEAENALKSVNNGENTYAHFSVSLNKDIVDHTFQPTGFDGYGIGISTTAKDPVRIIKFMDWLASDEGQVLRNWGIEGKHYNVENGKRVIPADVQDRKVNDNSAFTKETGIGMYNIFSARYGDGVKDPTGNYYTTNFPEQIQAGYTAAEKETLKAYGITTWKDFYPSEEDLKLKDWGAAYNMPVPSDTDYNVTFQKTQDIVRKRIPEAILAKPADFDKVYDNLLAELDKAGAVDMEKQYTIWIKERVALWTGKDVK; this comes from the coding sequence ATGAAGGGCAAAACACCAAAAACATTCGCCATGCTTCTGTTAGCCAGCGCTCTTGCTATTACAGCGGGGTGCAGCGGTGGCGGAGGAACTACGGCTTCAGAGACACCAACGGACACAGGGGATACCACCAGTCCAATTACCTTTACGTTCTTTGGTGCTGACGCAAGTCCAAACTGGAACAACATGAAGGACGCAGTCGGCCAGGAGATTACCAAACAAACAGGTGTTACAATTGAGGCCGAGTATGATGTGAATAATGGTGGCGACCAGAAGATACCTTTGATGGCTGCCAGCGGTGATTACCCTGATATCATCTATCCTAAAGGTAACTTGTCTAAGCTTGTGGATGCAGGCGCAATGCTTGACCTGACCGATCTGATTGAGAAACATGCACCCAATTTGAAGAAAATCTATGGGAACCAGATGAATCGCCTGAAATATAGTCTGGAAGATCAATCCATTTACACGATCCCGACCAACATGGGTGTAGATAATGTGGCGTTTGATGCAACAGGCGGATTCGAAATCCAGCAGAAGGTATTGAAGGAGCTCGGATACCCCGAAGTGAAGACGTTGGAGGATTACGAGAAAGTTCTGAAAGAATATTATAAGAAGCATCCAACCATTGATGGTCAGCCAACGATCCCGTTGACGCTGAATGCCGATGACTGGAAGATTATGATTACGGTAACGAATCCAGCTTTCCAGGCAACGGGTGGACCGGATGACGGGGAATATTACATTAACCCTGAAACCTATGAAGCGATGCTTCACTACAAACGTCCAGAGGAGAAGGAATACTTCCGCTGGTTGAACAAAATGTACAATGAAGGAATTCTCGATAAAGATGCCTTTGTACAGAAGGATGATCAATACAAATCCAAAATTGCGAGTGGTCGCGTACTGGGTCTGATTGACCAGGAATGGAACTATGGCGAAGCTGAGAACGCTTTGAAATCTGTGAACAATGGGGAGAATACGTACGCTCACTTCTCTGTATCCCTGAACAAAGACATCGTGGACCACACGTTCCAGCCAACCGGATTTGACGGATATGGCATCGGTATTTCCACAACGGCGAAAGACCCTGTACGCATTATCAAATTTATGGATTGGCTTGCTTCAGATGAAGGCCAGGTGTTGAGAAACTGGGGAATCGAAGGTAAACACTACAACGTTGAAAATGGCAAACGTGTCATTCCTGCAGATGTGCAGGACCGCAAAGTCAATGACAACTCGGCGTTCACCAAAGAAACAGGTATCGGGATGTACAACATTTTCAGCGCAAGATATGGGGATGGGGTAAAAGATCCTACGGGTAACTACTATACAACGAACTTCCCAGAACAGATCCAGGCAGGGTATACTGCTGCTGAGAAGGAAACGTTGAAAGCATATGGTATTACAACATGGAAAGATTTCTATCCTTCTGAAGAGGATTTGAAGCTGAAAGATTGGGGCGCCGCTTATAACATGCCAGTACCTTCGGATACGGATTACAACGTAACCTTCCAGAAAACACAGGATATTGTCCGTAAACGGATTCCTGAAGCCATTCTGGCCAAACCTGCCGACTTCGACAAAGTTTATGATAATCTCTTGGCTGAACTGGACAAAGCAGGTGCGGTAGACATGGAGAAACAATATACCATTTGGATTAAAGAACGTGTAGCTCTGTGGACAGGTAAAGACGTGAAATAA
- a CDS encoding ABC transporter substrate-binding protein encodes MRGKMKGNTPKTFAMLMLASAMLVTAGCGNSGSKETSESSGTEPVTITFFGADASPTWNKMQDAVGKEITKKTGVTIEAEYDVNNGGDQKIALMAASGDFPDIVFPKGNLSKLVDAGAMLDLTDLIEEHAPNLKKIYGDQMNRLKYSSEDQAIYTIPTNMGVDNVAFDATGGFEIQQKVLKELGYPEVKTLEDYENVLKEYVKKHPTIDGQPTIPLTLNADDWKIMITVTNPAFQATGAPDDGEYYINPETYEAMLHYKRPEEKEYFRWLNKMYNEGLLDKDTFVQKDDQYKSKIASGRVLGLIDQEWNYQEAENALKSAGKDDSTYAHFSVSLNKDIVDHTFQPTGFDGYGIGITTSAKDPVRIIKFMDWLASDEGQVLRNWGIEGQHYNVENGQRVIPQDIQDRKTNDNSNFTKETGIGMYNVFSARYGDGVKDSTDNYYTTNFPEQIQAGYTAAEKETLKAYGITTWKEFYPSEDDLQLKDWGAAYNMPVPSGTDYEVTFRKTQDIVRKRIPEAVLSKPEDFDKVYDAFLTELDNAGAVEMEKQYTVWVKDRVSLWTGKDVK; translated from the coding sequence ATGAGAGGCAAAATGAAAGGCAATACACCTAAGACGTTTGCAATGTTAATGCTCGCAAGTGCAATGCTGGTTACAGCTGGCTGCGGAAATTCAGGAAGTAAAGAAACCTCGGAATCCAGTGGAACCGAACCGGTTACCATCACATTCTTTGGTGCGGATGCAAGTCCAACCTGGAACAAGATGCAGGATGCAGTCGGTAAAGAGATTACCAAGAAAACAGGCGTTACAATTGAGGCTGAGTACGATGTTAACAATGGTGGCGACCAAAAGATTGCGCTTATGGCTGCCAGCGGTGATTTTCCTGATATCGTTTTCCCTAAAGGTAACTTGTCAAAACTTGTAGATGCAGGCGCGATGCTTGACCTGACGGATCTGATTGAGGAGCATGCTCCAAACCTGAAAAAAATATATGGGGACCAGATGAACCGACTGAAATACAGTTCGGAAGATCAGGCCATTTATACCATCCCAACCAATATGGGTGTAGATAATGTAGCGTTTGACGCAACAGGTGGATTCGAAATTCAGCAAAAGGTATTGAAAGAGCTCGGTTACCCTGAAGTGAAAACGCTTGAGGATTACGAGAATGTATTGAAAGAGTATGTGAAAAAGCACCCGACGATTGACGGTCAGCCGACCATTCCATTGACGCTGAATGCCGATGATTGGAAAATTATGATTACGGTAACAAACCCGGCCTTCCAAGCTACGGGAGCTCCGGATGATGGAGAATATTATATCAATCCTGAAACGTATGAAGCGATGCTTCACTACAAACGTCCAGAGGAGAAGGAATACTTCCGTTGGTTGAACAAAATGTACAATGAAGGACTGCTGGACAAGGATACATTTGTCCAAAAGGATGACCAATATAAGTCCAAAATCGCAAGTGGCCGTGTGCTCGGTCTGATTGACCAGGAATGGAATTATCAAGAAGCAGAAAATGCACTCAAATCAGCTGGCAAAGATGACAGCACATATGCTCACTTCTCTGTATCCCTGAACAAGGATATCGTGGACCATACGTTCCAGCCAACCGGATTTGACGGATATGGAATCGGAATCACAACTTCTGCCAAAGATCCGGTTCGCATTATCAAATTCATGGACTGGCTCGCTTCAGACGAAGGCCAGGTATTAAGAAACTGGGGCATTGAAGGCCAACACTACAACGTAGAGAATGGTCAACGGGTGATCCCTCAAGATATTCAAGATCGCAAAACCAATGACAATTCTAACTTCACCAAGGAAACAGGAATTGGAATGTACAACGTGTTCAGTGCGAGATACGGTGATGGCGTGAAAGATTCCACAGATAACTACTACACAACGAACTTCCCTGAGCAGATCCAAGCTGGCTATACTGCTGCAGAGAAAGAGACGTTGAAAGCATATGGCATTACAACATGGAAAGAATTCTATCCATCTGAAGATGATTTGCAGTTGAAAGACTGGGGCGCAGCATACAACATGCCAGTACCTTCAGGTACCGATTATGAGGTAACGTTCCGAAAAACACAGGATATTGTACGTAAACGTATCCCTGAAGCAGTTTTGTCCAAACCGGAAGACTTCGATAAAGTATATGATGCTTTCCTGACGGAGCTGGACAATGCGGGTGCGGTGGAAATGGAGAAACAGTACACGGTTTGGGTTAAGGATCGTGTGTCCCTGTGGACAGGTAAAGACGTAAAATAA